In the genome of Cryptomeria japonica chromosome 8, Sugi_1.0, whole genome shotgun sequence, one region contains:
- the LOC131857974 gene encoding patatin-like protein 2, which yields MTTMKNLPPSDGDMITILSIDGGGVRGIIPATILEFLETQLEKLDGLDARLADYFDVMAGTSTGGLVTAMLTAPSKGKKPLYAAKDVTRFYLEHCPSIFPYRKGPSGWLQSIYTLLRGPKYSGDYLHNLVKEILRGIRLNELLINVVIPTYDTNLQQPIIFSTFETKNDISKDAYLSDICISTSAAPTYLPAHHFETKDRSGNPREFNLIDGGVAANNPTLIAINEVTKESIKPNNDWVSRGKAKAKQKFLVLSLGTGYQTAAYKATDVAKWGLLGWLYNSGRVPILETFMQSSSDMVDIHASVVFQAFESEQNYLRVQESELTGEAASVDISTEQNLKKLEDIGLQLLHKPVSRVDLETGLFKPVSNEGTNSDALIRFAKKLSDERKLRMDTARNRVANL from the exons ATGACAACCATGAAAAATCTACCACCCAGTGATGGAGATATGATCACCATTCTTAGCATTGACGGAGGAGGCGTCCGGGGAATCATCCCTGCAACTATCCTTGAATTTCTGGAGACACAGCTTGAA AAATTGGATGGTCTAGATGCTAGATTAGCTGATTATTTCGATGTCATGGCGGGGACAAGCACAGGAGGGCTTGTTACCGCAATGTTAACAGCTCCAAGCAAGGGAAAAAAACCATTGTATGCGGCCAAGGACGTTACACGGTTCTATTTGGAACATTGCCCTTCAATTTTCCCATACAGAAA GGGCCCTTCAGGATGGTTGCAATCAATTTACACTTTACTGAGAGGACCCAAATACAGTGGAGATTATCTGCACAATCTTGTTAAAGAAATATTGCGTGGCATTCGATTGAACGAACTACTAATTAATGTGGTGATCCCAACCTATGATACCAATTTACAGCAGCCTATAATTTTCTCTACTTTTGag ACAAAAAACGATATCTCAAAAGATGCATATTTATCAGATATATGCATTAGTACTTCGGCTGCCCCAACATATCTTCCTGCCCACCATTTTGAAACAAAAGATAGATCCGGCAATCCCAGAGAATTCaacctcatagatggaggagtggcTGCTAACAATCCA ACTTTAATTGCTATCAATGAAGTGACAAAAGAATCCATCAAGCCCAACAATGATTGGGTATCGCGAGGAAAAGCAAAG GCCAAGCAAAAATTTTTGGTGCTATCTCTTGGAACTGGATACCAAACAGCAGCCTACAAAGCCACTGATGTTGCAAAGTGGGGACTATTGGGATGGTTGTATAACAGTGGGAGGGTGCCAATATTAGAGACTTTTATGCAATCAAGTTCTGATATGGTGGACATTCATGCTTCTGTGGTCTTCCAAGCCTTTGAATCTGAACAGAACTATCTCAGAGTTCAG gaAAGCGAATTGACGGGAGAGGCAGCCTCTGTTGATATCTCTACTGAGCAAAACCTTAAGAAGCTTGAAGATATAGGCCTACAACTTCTGCACAAGCCTGTTTCCAGAGTTGATTTAGAGACGGGATTATTTAAGCCAGTTAGTAATGAGGGTACCAACAGCGATGCCTTGATCAG gtttgcaaagaaactctcagaCGAAAGAAAGTTACGAATGGATACAGCTCGTAATCGTGTGGCAAATCTCTAG